Part of the Oceanidesulfovibrio indonesiensis genome is shown below.
CGTGAACTTTCTGGACGAGGATCTCGGATGGCGCGTGGGCCTGACTCTATCCCAGGAGGACCTGCTCCACGGTCTGGACAAGCGTCTTCTGCGTGGATCGATGTTCGCTGCTGCCGGAGCCTTTGTCGTCATCATCATATTCGCGGTGCTCTTCACCAGGGCGCTCGTCAAGCCTATCAAACGATTGCAGACTTACGCCGATGAAGTCGCGTCCGGAAATCTCGAAGCCAAATCAGGAATCGACCGCGGCGACGAGATCGGCATGCTCACCAAGTCGATCCGGCATATGGTCGACACCCTCAAGACTTCGCTGAAACAGGCGGACGAGGCGCAGGCGGAGGCCAGGGAGCAGGCGCGGCTCGCAGACCAGAAAGCCGAGGAAGCCGACCGCGCAAAGAAACAAGCCGAGCAGGCCAAGGTCGTCGGCATGCGCGAGGCGGCGGAGCGCATCGAATCCATCGTTGCCAGCGTCACCTCGGCCACGGAGCAGCTTTCGGCGCAGGTGGAGGAGTCCAGCCAGGGCGCGAATATCCAGAAGCAACGCGCCGGCGAGACCGCCACGGCCATGGAGGAAATGAACGCCACCGTGCTCGAAGTCGCGCGCAACGCATCCGAAGCGGCGCATAACGCCGACGGCGCCAAAGAGAAAGCCCAGGACGGCGCGACCATCGTGCAATCCGTCGTCAAAGCCATCAACGAAGTGCAGAAGCGCACCGACGAACTCAAGGCCAATCTGGGCGAGCTCGGCGAGCATGCCGAGGGCATCGGGCGCGTCATGACGGTCATTACCGACATTGCCGACCAGACTAACCTGCTGGCCCTCAACGCTGCCATCGAGGCGGCGCGGGCCGGAGAGGCGGGACGCGGCTTCGCCGTGGTGGCCGACGAGGTGCGCAAACTGGCCGAGAAGACCATGACAGCGACCAAGGAAGTCGGCGAGGCCATCAAGTCCATCCAGACAGGCACCCAACGCTCTATCGCGGAGATGGATGACGCCTCCCAGGCCGTAGGCCGCTCCACCGAGCTGGCAGGGGATTCCGGCAAGTCGCTCGGCGAGATCCTCGCCATGTCCGAATCCACCTCGGAGCAGGTGCGTTCCATCGCCACGGCCGCGGAGCAGCAGTCCTCCGCCGTGGAGCAGGTGGGCCGCTCCACCGAGGAAATCAACCGCATCTCCATCGAGACCGCGGACACCATGGAACAGGCCGCGCAGGCTCTGTCCGAGGTTGCCCGACTCGCGTCCGAGCTGAACGCGATCGTCCAGGAGATGAAGGAGTAAGGCGTCGAACCGCGCAATGAATAATCCGCGACCACAACGCCCGGTCCCTCCGCAGGGGGCCGGGCGTTTCTGTTTGGGAGATGGTCCTTTCTCGGGAGACTGGACAAAAGAGCGTTCGGGCAGAGATCAGCAGCTTTTGTGCGCGATGCTTGAAGTATGCTATGCTCGACCGACGTGCGGACAGAAAATACATCCCGAGGATCGACATGACAGCAGACACAGCACACGAGGAACATCCGGACCAGCAGCACGAGAGCCACGACCATGATCGCGGCGACGGTCACGAGTCCCACCATGCCCAGATGGCGCAGGACTTCAAACGCCGCTTCATAGTCTCCACGGCGCTCACCGTTCCCATCGCCTACCTCTCGCCCATGCTCCGCTCTCTGCTGGGGTTGGGCGAACCGGAATGGGTGCCCGGGCGGATGTACGTTCTCTTCGCGCTCGCCACCATCATCTTTTTTTACGGCGGCATGCCGTTCCTGCGCCACGCCTGGATGGAGCTGAAGAAGCGGCAGCCAGGCATGATGACGCTCATATCCCTGGCCGTCATCGTGGCCTACGGCTACTCAGCGGCGGTCACATTCGGCCTGCCCGGAAAAGTATTCTACTGGGAACTCGCCAGCCTCATCGACATCATGCTGCTGGGCCACTACATTGAGATGCGGTCCGTGATGAGCGCCCACGGCGCCATGGAAGAACTGGCCAGGCTCGTGCCCAGCAAGGCGCACCGTCTCAAGGATGACGGCTCTACCGAGGACGTGCCGGTGAGTGAGCTGCAACCGGACGACAGGGTTCTGGTGAAACCTGGCGAGAAGGTCCCGGCCGACGGCGAGGTGGTGGACGGCCGCTCTTCGGTCAATGAGTCTCTGCTCACAGGAGAGTCCAAACCCGTAGACAAGCAGGAGGGCGAGGAGGTCATCGGCGGCTCCGTGAACGGCGAGGGCTCCCTGACCGTGCAGGTGCGGAAGACGGGCAAGGACTCCTTCCTCAACCAGGTCATGGATATGGTCTCCAAGGCGCAGGAATCCAAGTCCCGGGCGCAGTCCCTGGCGGACAAGGCCGCCATGTGGCTCACCTTTGTGGCCATTGGTTCCGGCGCAGTCACGCTCGTCCTGTGGCTCGCGCTCTCGGGCAGGGAGTTCGTCTTCGCCCTGGAACGCACGGTCACGGTGATGATCATCACCTGTCCGCATGCGCTGGGGCTTGCCATTCCGCTCGTTGTCGCCGTGTCAACGGCCATTGCCGCCAAGCAGGGCTTTCTCATTCGCAACCGCAGCCCATTTGAAATGGCCAGGAACATTCAGGCCGTGATCTTCGACAAGACCGGGACCTTGACCCAAGGCACTTTCGCCGTGAGCGACGTCGTGTCCATGGGCGAGTTGGGCGAAGACGAACTCCTCGAACTCGCAGGCGCTGTGGAGGCCAAAAGCGAACACCCCATCGCCAAGGCCATTGCCGAATCCGCGCGTGAAAAGCTGGGGAGCCTGCCGGACGCAGGGGAGTTCGATTCCATTCCGGGACGCGGCGCCAAGGCGACGGTGGACGGCCGCGAGGTCAAGACCATCAGCCTGCGCTACGCACGGGAGGAGGGCTACGAACTCGACAAGGACGCGCTCGTTCCGTTGCTGGACGAGGGCAAGACCGTCATCGCCGTCATCGTGGATGACCGGGCCGCCGGCGTCATCGCGCTGGACGACGTGCTTTGCGAGACATCCAGGGACGCCGTAGCCAGGCTCAAGGATATGGGTCTGCAGGTGATGATGCTGACCGGCGACAATGAGAAGGTCGCTGGCCGCGTTGCCAAGGATCTGGGACTGGACGACGTGTTCGCCGACGTGGTGCCGGACGAGAAGGCCGAGAAGGTGAAGGAAGTGCAGCAACGCGGCCTGGTGACCGCCATGGTGGGCGACGGCGTGAACGATGCGCCGGCCCTGGCCCAGGCCGACGTTGGATTCGCAATAGGGGCGGGCACGGACGTGGCCGTGGAGACGGCGGATGTGGTCCTGGTGAAATCCAACCCCATGGACGTGGTGGAAGTGGTCATGCTTTCCAAGGAGGTTCGCCGCAAAACCGTGCAGAATCTGTTCTGGGCCACGGGCTACAACGTTGTGGCCATACCGCTGGCCGCCGGCGTGCTTGCATGGGCCGGCATCATCCTGAGCCCGGCCGTTGGCGCCATCGTCATGTCCCTGTCCACGGTCATTGTGGCTGTGAACGCCCGGCTCATGTCCGCTCCGGAGGCGGTGCAGGGATGATAATCGACTCTTAACCCCGGGCAACTATTGCAACTTCGAATCATTGCGGGTAGATGTCGAGTGCGCGGCAATCAAAGAGCTTCGCATGCCCGGACTGGTTCCAGGTGGGCATGCGGTTGCGGACATTTCCTGGACCTGGCGCGCCATATACCGAATGATCACCAAGCTCAAACACGCTCATCTCTGGCACATCACACTGGCGCTGGCGGTACTGCTCATTGCTGTCTCGAGCATCGTCTATCTGCAGCAGAAGGCATCCTACGAATCCATTCGGCGGGAAAATGTCTCGAACATCGCCGCACAGTTCGCCATGCTCATGGACAACCCGGCGGTGGCCGCGGACCATGACAGTCTCCGGACCATTTCGGATACACTCATCCGGAAATGGCGCATCGAACGCATCGAGATCAGAAGCAGCGATGGTGATGCGGTTTTCAGCCGTGGTCGCATAGAAGGCAAGCCGGAGATTCTGTCCATCCCGCTGCCCATCCCGCTGTCCGATGCGCCCGGCTCGCTGGCTCCCGGCGGCACGCTGGATGTGGCGTACGACGATTCCGAATTCTCCACGCACCTCGCCCGCTTGGCGGGACTGCTCTTTCTCGGCAACGGCTTTCTGCTGCTCATCTTCCACGGTCTGGCGCGGCTGCTCCAGCGTCGGCAGCACAAGGCCGAGTCTTTGCTCGAACTACAGGAGGAACGGCTGCGGCTGGCCCTGGAAGCGTCTTCCGACGGCATCTGGGAGCACAACATCCTGGAAGGCGCGCATTTCCTCAGCGACCGCATGTACACCATGCTCGGCTTCGAACCCGGCAACCCTGAGGACGGCTGGCGTTTCCTTTACGAGCGGGTGCATCTGGAGGACAGGGAAAAGGTTTCCAGGGCGCGCAATCTCATGGAGGAAGGGCTCCGCGACACGCTGGTTTCCAGGTTCCGCATGCAGCGTAGGGACGGGGAATGGCGGCACATCCTCTGCAGGGCCAAGGTCGTGGCCGTAGACATGGAAGGGAATCCGGCGCGCATCGCCGGCACGTTTACGGACGTCACACCCCTTGTGGACGCAGAGGAGGCCCTGGCCACGCTCAACCGCGAGCTTGAAGAGCGAGTGGAGCAGCGGACCACGGATCTGGCCCGGAAGGCCGAGGAGCTGGTCGAGGCCAACCGACAGCTCCGGGAGCTCGATCAGCTCAAGTCGAGCTTCCTGTCGTCCGTGTCCCATGAACTGCGCACGCCCCTGACCTCCATCCTGGGCTTTGCCCGTCTCATCAGCAAAGAATTCGCCGCGCACTTCCGGGGCAAGGCCGCAAGCGAACGTGAGGAGCGCGCCGGACGGCGCATAGAAGACAATCTCCGGATTATCGCCACTCAGGGCGAGCGGCTCTCCCGGCTGGTGAACGACGTGCTCGACCTGAACAAGATCGAATCCGGCATGATGGAGTGGCGCGACGAAACCATCGCTCCGGAAGACGTGGTGAGGCGCGCGGTGGAGGCGACCAGACCGCTGCTGGAGGAGAATCCGAATGTTGAATTCATTGCGGATGTGCGCCCGGATATTCCGCGTATCACCATAGATCCGGACCGGCTTGAGCAGGTGCTCATCAACCTGCTTCACAATGCAGTCAAGTTCACCCGGCAGGGCCATGTGCGTCTCGTGGCTGAGCGCGGCAAGTCCGGGGATCTGCGCATCTGCGTGGAAGACACCGGCGTCGGCATTCCCGGGCACGCCCTGGAAGCCGTGTTTGACAAGTTTCATCAGCAACCCGCGGACGCCCTGCACGGAAAACCCAAAGGTACGGGGCTGGGGCTGTTCATATCCCGCGAGATAGTGCGCCATTATGGCGGCGCGCTCCGGGTGGATTCGGGGGAAGGCCGCGGGAGTGTGTTCGAAGTTCTGTTGCCCGGGGCGGGAAAGGTCGCGGTCGACACCTGAGCCGAATACGGGTTACGACAGGGAGCACCTCCAGAACACTACACCCCTGCCGGGAGGCTCCATGCGCGTTCTGCTGATCAATCCAGCCTCGCCCTATTCGTTCTGGTCCTTCGATGAAATCTGCCGCATGTCCGGACGTCGATCGCTTATCCCTCCACTGGGACTGCTCACGGCCGCGGCGCTGTTGCCCCGTCGCTGGGAACTGCGTCTTGCGGACATGAGCGCCCGCCCTGTGGCCGAAGCCGACTGGCAGTTCGCCGAGGTAGTCTTCCTCACCGGGATGCTGCTCCAGAAAAAATCGCTCCTGGAGCTGGTGGTCGAGGCCAAACGGCGCGGCAAGACCGTGGTCGTCGGCGGTCCGTTTGTGACCTCGCTGCCCGAAGAAGTGAGAGCCGCCGGCGCGGACGTCATAGTGCAGGGAGAGGGCGAGGAAACAATCCCCGTCCTGGCCGTGGACCTGGAGCAGGGCGCGGCGCGAAGGCTCTACAGGGCCGAGGGTAGACCGGCAATGGCCGCCTCGCCCGTGCCGCGTTTCGATCTGCTGCGCATGGGCGACTACGCGACCATGTCCGTGCAGACATCCCGCGGCTGCCCGCACGACTGCGAGTTCTGCGACATCGTCAACCTGTACGGCAAGAAGCCCCGCTACAAGAGTCCGGGGCAGGTCGTGGCCGAGCTCGACGAGCTTTACCGTCTGGGCTGGCGCAACGAAGTCTTTTTCTGCGACGACAACTTCATAGGCAACAAGCGGCACGCGCGTGACCTTCTCGATGCGCTCATACCCTGGATGCAGGAGCGAAGCGAGCCCTTCGGCTTCTGGACGCAGGCCTCGGTGGATCTGGGCCAGGACACGGAACTCATGGACCGCATGACCGCGGCGAACTTCTCCACGGTGTTCATCGGCGTGGAATCGCCGGATCCAGCCATTCTGGAACGCAACCACAAGCTCCAGAACGTGAAAAATCCGCTGGCCGAATCCCTGCGCGCCATCAACGAGAACGGGCTGTCCATCATCGCGAGCTTCATCATGGGCTTCGACGGCGAGGAGCCCGGAGCCGGGGACCGCATCGTGGAGTTCGTGGAGGAAGTGGGACTGCCCCAGGCCATGATCAACCTCATGCAGGTACTGCCCAACACCCGGCTGTGGACGCGCATGGAAGAGGAAGGCCGCCTGCGCAAGGGTGTGACCACTGGCGACACGGTGGGACTGCCGCTCAATTACGAGCCTCTGCGGGATACTTCGGAGCTGTTGCGGGAGTACCAGGACGCATGGCGCAGGCTGTACGATCCGGCTGCCTTCCTCGGCCGTCTGGAGCGCTATTACACGCGAATGCGGCCTACGCGTTCAGCCATGCCTGCCAATGACAGCCAGTCCACGAGCGCCTCGCGGGGTGCGCTTTCTGCGCACGCGCACGCGCCGGCCCATCCCAGGCGCGTGCGTCCGCTTTCCAACTACGGCGGACTCCACAGGCGCAATCCGATCAGGCATCTGTATTTCGACGTCCTGGCATTCCTGCGGTTTTTCTGGACTTTCGGCGTCTTGTCCGAAGCGCGCAAGGTCTGCTGGGCGGGCATGGGGCGCATCTGGCGAACCAATGGCAGCCGGCTCGTGCCGTACTTCCACGGTCTGGCGCTGGGCTATAACACCACGTGCTACGTTCGTGCTCTGGAACACCGGCTGGAAGAGTACCTGGCCCGAGTGGGTGAGCCGCCGTCAGTCCGCTAGCCTTTCGGCTTTATTCCTGAAATGCGCATGCAGAGACGGCGCGCACGCGAAGACAGGCTGGTGCTGGCCGGATGCATAGAGGGGGGTGGTGCTGTCAAAAAAAGGCCCCTCCCGGAGCGGGAAGGGCCTTTGTCATGTCAGAAGCTGTGGAAGCGAAGGGCTACACGACTTCGACGTTCGCGGCGCGGTATCCCTTGTCGCTGTTCTCGATCTCGAAGCGAACGGAATCGCCTTCGCGCAAGGACTTGAAACCATTCCCCTGGATTGCGGAGAAATGGACGAACACGTCCTCGCCGCCGTTGTACTCGATGAAACCAAAACCCTTGGAGTCGTTAAACCACTTCACTTTACCTTCGTACGTCATGTACTTTGATCCTTCTTTCTGATGTTTCTGGTGTGGGATAGCGGCTGCGGACAACACGCCCGAACCGCAACATAGAATCCCGCTAGGCGACGTTGACGAGCTCGACCTCGAAATTGAGGGTCTTGCCGGCCAGAGGATGGTTGCCATCCAGAGTCGCGTTGCCGTCCGCTATATCAATGACCGAGAGCAGGGCCGTCTGGCCGTCCGGAGTTGTGGAGCGCAGCACGGCGCCGACTTCGACGCCCTCGGGCAGCTCATTCTCCGGGACCTTGACGATCATGTCCTCACGGTATTCGCCGAATCCTTCCTCCGGTGGGATGGCCAGGTTTTTCTTGTCGCCTGCGCTCATGCCCACGAGGGCGTTCTCCACAACGGGGAACACTTTGTTTTCGCCGATGACAAAGGTCACAGGCTCCTTGTCCGTGGACGTGTCGACGACGGTGCCGTCCTCGAGCGTCCCGGTGTAATGGATGGTTACTTCAGAACCGGTCTGTGCGGTACTCATGACTTGCCTCCCGGTGTTTGCGTCGTTCATTAGGGGAGGACCGCCTCAATGGGGAGGTCCTCGCCGACCGTCGTTGCGTCTGCGGCCGGTCTGCTTTGCTCGTATTCATCCTGCAAGCTTTTCATCAGGGTTTCCACAGGCACAATGGACTTGATGCGGTGCGCATTGGCGCCGGCGAACACAAGGCCATGCTTCATGGAGCCTTTACGCGCATTCAGCAACGCGAGTGCAATGCAGTATGGACTGTTTTTGTGCTCGCACGTCTGTATACAATGAAAAGGGCAGGAAAAGGGTATCTTGGCTCCGTTCTCCACGGCGTCAAGGAACTCGTTGCGTATGGCCCGGCCCGGCATGCCGACAGGGCTCTTGACGATGGTAAGGCTCTTTTCGTCTGCGTTGACGAACGCCTGTTTGAAGGCGTCGTCGGCGTCGCATTCATCCGTAGCCACGAATCGCGTGCCCATCTGGACGCCGCTGGCCCCCAGATCGAGAAATTTGCGGATGTCCGCGCCGGTGTATACGCCGCCCGCAGCGATGATCGGGATTCGTTGTCCGGATTCCTCCTCGAACGGCGCCACGACCTTGACGACTTCGGGGACGAGTTGCTCCAGGGAAAAGGCCTCGTCGTCCAGGCACTCCGGCTTGAAGCCGAGGTGTCCCCCGGCTTTGGGACCTTCGACCACAAACGCGTCGGGAAGCCGGTTATATCGCGAAAGCCACTTGCGGCAGAGAATTTTGGCTGCGCGGGCCGAGGAAACGATGGGCACAAGTCTGGTGGACGATGTCTTGTCCACATATTCAGGCAGATTGAGCGGCAAACCCGCTCCGGAAAAAATGATGTCGATGCGTTCTTCCACGGCGGCGCGGACCAGTTGGGCGAAGTTCGTGAGCACCACCATGATGTTCACGCCAATGATGCCCTTGGTCTTCTCCTTGGCTGCGCGGATCTGCTTGCGCAGAGCCCGGGTGTTGGCGGCTACGTAATCGCTGTGGAAATCAGGTTCCTGCCAGCCGATGCCCGGAGTGGCAATGACGCCGATGCCGCCGGCATTGGCTACGGCGGAGGCCAGTCCTGACAGGGAAACACCCACGCCCATGCCGCCCTGGATGATGGGCAGGCGCGCGGTGAGTGAGCCGATGGATAGTGAAGGAAGCGGCATAATGTCATACTCCCCGGATCGTGGCGCAGACCTGTGCCGCAGCCGGTCCTTCCAGGAAAACGGAAGGGCGCGGGGAGAACTCACGAAAACGAAGTTCGCACGTGTCCGCTGCGCGACTACACTGCCGACGGCGTTCCAACAGGGACGCCGGGGCACACGCGACAAGCCAGAATGTGTGGATGGGTGGGTGATCTGCCTGCAATGACAAGTACTTTCAGTCCTGCTCAAAACTCATATGGCTGCACAAGACCGAAAGGAAACCTGAAGAAAGGTGATTCAGATGGTCGATGCGTGCCTTGCAGGGAAACCTCTAGCAGGGAACCGGACGCTATGCAAGCATTGTATGCCAAGGAGGCGCAGATTAATGAGTGCCTATCGAAAATTTGTTATGGAGCGGAAGAAAATGATGCACCGTCTGGCCGACGTTCTTCCCGCAGGAGCAGACCGCTCGGCTCATCGATCGGCCCGGTTTGTTAGAGGGCTTGAAAAAAGGCCCGCGGCCGAATGCTGACCACGGGCCCCGTTTTGTAGTCCCCGTAATCCCGGGGCGTGCTGTTTCAGTCCGCTGCGCTCAGGGCTTACATGGACGGCATGTCCACCACCTGAACGGATGTGGCCTGCAGGCCCTTGTCGCCCTGCTCGATGGCTGCGACCACTCCGGCGCCTTTGCGCAGGTCGTCGAAGCTGCGGCCGACCACGGCGTTCTTGTGGAAGTAGACGTCGCGCTCGTCCAGAGTGCGCAGGAAACCGTAGTCCTCGCCCGGAAATAACTTGGCGATCACAGCGTTGGCCTCCTGCATGGGGTGGGATTTCACCTCTCCGCGTTGCTTCTCGGTGATTTTTTGCAGCTTGCGGCGCGCTGCGTCGAAAGCTTCGCGGATAGTAGGGAGTATCTCATTGACCACAGGCGGGGCTACGCCTTCGCGCTCGATGGCGAACTCGTTGCCGGGCTTGACGTTCAGGTTGAGCCGGACGCGGTAGGGGTTGCCGCCGCGCTGGTTCTTGTCTTCCATCTCCACGGCCACGCGCAGCGAGGTGATGTGGTCGCAGACCTGCTCCAGCTTTTCGCTCTTTGAGCGCACGAGATCATTGATGGTTCCGCCACGGTCTTCGATACCGTCGATCGATATTTCGATGGGGACGTCCATTCAACGCACCTCCATATGGGGTTTGCATGGGTTGGTTGACGAACTGCCGTGTCCTCAATCGCGATCCCTGCCCTGTCCGCTTTCCTGCCCGGAGCAAGGCGCAAGGGCGCCGCGTGTCTCCATGGGGAAAAGGGCATGGGATTCGATTTCAGCGTACCACCTTCCGCGGCGTTCGCCCACCTCTGTGGGATGAAAAATCATCAAAAAAATAGCGGGAGGAGTGAGGGCATTCCATGTCGATTCGTAAGGAGCAAGTGCCGGCAAATCGTGATCGTGTCCGGATGACACCTGCCGCTGCGGGCTCGATCCGCCAGCCCTGCCCGCATGGCGTGTCCACGCGCTCGCCATGGAGCTGATCTCATATGTTAATGGAGGGGCGGTTTGTCAAAACTACCCAAAGGGCTAACCCAAACGGCCAAAACGAAGAAAGCGGCTACCCAAAAATACAAGGTAGCCGCTTGTTCTTATTATGGTCGGGGCGGTCCGATTTGAACGGACGACCCCCTGCTCCCAAGGCAGGTGCGCTGCCAGGCTGCGCTACGCCCCGACTGTGATGGGATGGGTTAACGGACTTGGCCTCCAGATGCAAGGGCTACTCGACGAGAAAAAAAACGGTGCGCGACGCATGGCTTGGGAGGTCTTCCGATCTACCGTGGTTTCAGGTACATTGGCCCCGGCTTGCATATGATTCAAGAATCTCCGGAAGTCGGCCGGCGGCATTGCTGTAATGTAAACCATACCTGGACATCTCGGGCAACGCATGCATTTTCTTCCCTTCCGAGGCGATAGCCAAAGGCGCATGAGCCGGCGGGGTTTTCTGAGGCAATGCGCCGCAGGCGCTGCCGGAATGGCCGGCCTGGGCGCCGGGCTGTCCATGCCGTTGCGCGCCTTCGGGCAGCTGAGCCTGTCCAGTTACGTTTCCAGGATGACGGAGGATCAACGGAGGTTTCTGGGGGAGGCCGGCCGCCGCTACTCCGGGACCACGCTCCGGCTCATCACCGAAGACACGCCGCCCAGCCGGGCCTATCGGGACATAGCGCTTCGGGAGTTCCCCGCACTCACGGGCATCGGCGTAAGCTGGGAGCTGCTGCCGCTGGATCGGATCATCGCCAACATCGTTCAGGATTCGAGCAGCAAATCCGGCCGCTACGACCTGTATTATCTCGATCACTCCTGGCTGGCGTCCATGGCCGACCATGTCTACTCCCCGGCGCGGCTCCTGATGCATCCGGACATCGCCTACCCGGGGTTCGACTTTCCTGATTTCATCGATACGCTGGTGGAGAACGTGGCGTCCCTGGATGGGCGCCTGCTCGGCATACCGTTCGACATCCCCATTCTCATCATGGTCTACCGCAAGGACGTGCTGGAAGAGCTCGGCCTGAAACCTCCGTCCACCCTCCCGGAGTATCTGCATGTCGCCAGGGCTGTGCAGGAGTCCATGGCGCCCCGGGTTTTCGGAACCGTGGGCCAGTGGAAAGCCGGTCATTACGCGCTGGTCTGCGACATGAGCGCCTGGCTCTGGGGGCACGGCGGCTCGTTCTTCAGGAATAACAGTATCCCCG
Proteins encoded:
- a CDS encoding methyl-accepting chemotaxis protein, translating into MLKNMNLTVRMILGFLAVTVVAVGAVTLATFFSTRTSLIDDGKESILAQLDILDVSLSALYESTQGRVNSDLQLLTGEIESLGLASLDRSRTIDMTIVNQVTQDKEQVSIPSLKFGNVVMNGDTAFVDRVKQLAGGGTVTIFQVLPGKLLRVSTNVLKLDGERATGTYIPSSSPVYKTVMNGEVFRGKAYVVNAWYSTAYAPVRDVSGNIIAAVYVGRQIVNNQARQVLSQAKLYGRGYGFIFDEKGELVYHPNAELERKTLAELGLAQAEFLAARDEIVTYRFEGEEKFAAVNFLDEDLGWRVGLTLSQEDLLHGLDKRLLRGSMFAAAGAFVVIIIFAVLFTRALVKPIKRLQTYADEVASGNLEAKSGIDRGDEIGMLTKSIRHMVDTLKTSLKQADEAQAEAREQARLADQKAEEADRAKKQAEQAKVVGMREAAERIESIVASVTSATEQLSAQVEESSQGANIQKQRAGETATAMEEMNATVLEVARNASEAAHNADGAKEKAQDGATIVQSVVKAINEVQKRTDELKANLGELGEHAEGIGRVMTVITDIADQTNLLALNAAIEAARAGEAGRGFAVVADEVRKLAEKTMTATKEVGEAIKSIQTGTQRSIAEMDDASQAVGRSTELAGDSGKSLGEILAMSESTSEQVRSIATAAEQQSSAVEQVGRSTEEINRISIETADTMEQAAQALSEVARLASELNAIVQEMKE
- a CDS encoding copper-translocating P-type ATPase encodes the protein MTADTAHEEHPDQQHESHDHDRGDGHESHHAQMAQDFKRRFIVSTALTVPIAYLSPMLRSLLGLGEPEWVPGRMYVLFALATIIFFYGGMPFLRHAWMELKKRQPGMMTLISLAVIVAYGYSAAVTFGLPGKVFYWELASLIDIMLLGHYIEMRSVMSAHGAMEELARLVPSKAHRLKDDGSTEDVPVSELQPDDRVLVKPGEKVPADGEVVDGRSSVNESLLTGESKPVDKQEGEEVIGGSVNGEGSLTVQVRKTGKDSFLNQVMDMVSKAQESKSRAQSLADKAAMWLTFVAIGSGAVTLVLWLALSGREFVFALERTVTVMIITCPHALGLAIPLVVAVSTAIAAKQGFLIRNRSPFEMARNIQAVIFDKTGTLTQGTFAVSDVVSMGELGEDELLELAGAVEAKSEHPIAKAIAESAREKLGSLPDAGEFDSIPGRGAKATVDGREVKTISLRYAREEGYELDKDALVPLLDEGKTVIAVIVDDRAAGVIALDDVLCETSRDAVARLKDMGLQVMMLTGDNEKVAGRVAKDLGLDDVFADVVPDEKAEKVKEVQQRGLVTAMVGDGVNDAPALAQADVGFAIGAGTDVAVETADVVLVKSNPMDVVEVVMLSKEVRRKTVQNLFWATGYNVVAIPLAAGVLAWAGIILSPAVGAIVMSLSTVIVAVNARLMSAPEAVQG
- a CDS encoding sensor histidine kinase, whose translation is MPGLVPGGHAVADISWTWRAIYRMITKLKHAHLWHITLALAVLLIAVSSIVYLQQKASYESIRRENVSNIAAQFAMLMDNPAVAADHDSLRTISDTLIRKWRIERIEIRSSDGDAVFSRGRIEGKPEILSIPLPIPLSDAPGSLAPGGTLDVAYDDSEFSTHLARLAGLLFLGNGFLLLIFHGLARLLQRRQHKAESLLELQEERLRLALEASSDGIWEHNILEGAHFLSDRMYTMLGFEPGNPEDGWRFLYERVHLEDREKVSRARNLMEEGLRDTLVSRFRMQRRDGEWRHILCRAKVVAVDMEGNPARIAGTFTDVTPLVDAEEALATLNRELEERVEQRTTDLARKAEELVEANRQLRELDQLKSSFLSSVSHELRTPLTSILGFARLISKEFAAHFRGKAASEREERAGRRIEDNLRIIATQGERLSRLVNDVLDLNKIESGMMEWRDETIAPEDVVRRAVEATRPLLEENPNVEFIADVRPDIPRITIDPDRLEQVLINLLHNAVKFTRQGHVRLVAERGKSGDLRICVEDTGVGIPGHALEAVFDKFHQQPADALHGKPKGTGLGLFISREIVRHYGGALRVDSGEGRGSVFEVLLPGAGKVAVDT
- a CDS encoding B12-binding domain-containing radical SAM protein gives rise to the protein MRVLLINPASPYSFWSFDEICRMSGRRSLIPPLGLLTAAALLPRRWELRLADMSARPVAEADWQFAEVVFLTGMLLQKKSLLELVVEAKRRGKTVVVGGPFVTSLPEEVRAAGADVIVQGEGEETIPVLAVDLEQGAARRLYRAEGRPAMAASPVPRFDLLRMGDYATMSVQTSRGCPHDCEFCDIVNLYGKKPRYKSPGQVVAELDELYRLGWRNEVFFCDDNFIGNKRHARDLLDALIPWMQERSEPFGFWTQASVDLGQDTELMDRMTAANFSTVFIGVESPDPAILERNHKLQNVKNPLAESLRAINENGLSIIASFIMGFDGEEPGAGDRIVEFVEEVGLPQAMINLMQVLPNTRLWTRMEEEGRLRKGVTTGDTVGLPLNYEPLRDTSELLREYQDAWRRLYDPAAFLGRLERYYTRMRPTRSAMPANDSQSTSASRGALSAHAHAPAHPRRVRPLSNYGGLHRRNPIRHLYFDVLAFLRFFWTFGVLSEARKVCWAGMGRIWRTNGSRLVPYFHGLALGYNTTCYVRALEHRLEEYLARVGEPPSVR
- a CDS encoding cold-shock protein, which translates into the protein MTYEGKVKWFNDSKGFGFIEYNGGEDVFVHFSAIQGNGFKSLREGDSVRFEIENSDKGYRAANVEVV
- a CDS encoding FKBP-type peptidyl-prolyl cis-trans isomerase; translation: MSTAQTGSEVTIHYTGTLEDGTVVDTSTDKEPVTFVIGENKVFPVVENALVGMSAGDKKNLAIPPEEGFGEYREDMIVKVPENELPEGVEVGAVLRSTTPDGQTALLSVIDIADGNATLDGNHPLAGKTLNFEVELVNVA
- a CDS encoding NAD(P)H-dependent flavin oxidoreductase, with product MPLPSLSIGSLTARLPIIQGGMGVGVSLSGLASAVANAGGIGVIATPGIGWQEPDFHSDYVAANTRALRKQIRAAKEKTKGIIGVNIMVVLTNFAQLVRAAVEERIDIIFSGAGLPLNLPEYVDKTSSTRLVPIVSSARAAKILCRKWLSRYNRLPDAFVVEGPKAGGHLGFKPECLDDEAFSLEQLVPEVVKVVAPFEEESGQRIPIIAAGGVYTGADIRKFLDLGASGVQMGTRFVATDECDADDAFKQAFVNADEKSLTIVKSPVGMPGRAIRNEFLDAVENGAKIPFSCPFHCIQTCEHKNSPYCIALALLNARKGSMKHGLVFAGANAHRIKSIVPVETLMKSLQDEYEQSRPAADATTVGEDLPIEAVLP
- a CDS encoding HPF/RaiA family ribosome-associated protein; the protein is MDVPIEISIDGIEDRGGTINDLVRSKSEKLEQVCDHITSLRVAVEMEDKNQRGGNPYRVRLNLNVKPGNEFAIEREGVAPPVVNEILPTIREAFDAARRKLQKITEKQRGEVKSHPMQEANAVIAKLFPGEDYGFLRTLDERDVYFHKNAVVGRSFDDLRKGAGVVAAIEQGDKGLQATSVQVVDMPSM